In Chitinophagaceae bacterium C216, the genomic stretch GATGCTGGTGGTAGGAGTATCACCTATTATAGCCCCTACATTAGGTGGTTATATTACTGCAGTATTGGGCTGGAGGTATGTTTTCGGAGCGCTAGTGCTCATTGGTGTAATAATTCTGGTGCTTTGCATCACCATCTTGCCAGAAAGCAAAAAGCCTAACCCCAATTATTCTTTGGCTCCTAAGGCTATTTTAGGAAAATTTGCTGACGTGTTCAGACAATCGCAGTTCGTTATTTATGCGATAACCGGAGCTTTTACGGCTGCAGGCTTGTATGCCTACATCGCCGGTTCGCCACATGTTTTTATGGAAATCTTTGGGGCCAGCGAGGAGCAATACGGGTGGATATTTTCCATTGTTGCGGGCGGGTTGATATTAGCAACTCAGATCAACGCACAAATATTAAGGTTCACTACCAGCCAAAAAATCGTGCCCCGTGCCATTCTGCTGCAATGCTTTACCGGATTATTGCTGTTGGCAGGATTCATATGGCATTGGTGGGGACTTAACAGCAGCGTGGTAATTTGCTGTATTTTTCTGGCCTGCCAAGGCTTTACTTTCCCCAACGCTTCGGCCATTGCCATAGCCCCTTTCGAGCAGAATGCAGGTAGCGCATCGGCCCTGATGGGATGTATTCAGATGTTAGCCGGTACACTTTCCTCGGCACTGGTAAGTATTTTTCACAACGAAACTGCCATTCCCATGGCATTTGTAATGGCTTTATGCGCCTTTACGGCCCTGACGGTACTGGTTACGGGTAAGCGCATCGTAAAATATAAATGCAGTCAGCAACAGGTCGAAAAAAAGAGTACCGAAATGCTGAGCGAGATATAAAAACACCCTCTCAGCAAAAAGTTTTTATCACAGGGGGTGGATTTTTGATAAATTCCCCTTACCTTTGCAGTCCTTAAAAATAAAGTTATGAGCAGCGCAGTAGCTTTCGTTCATGAGCAATTGACTCAAAAAAAGAACTTCCCCGCTTTCAAAGCAGGTGATAATATTACTGTAAATTACAGAATTATAGAAGGAAATAAAGAGCGTATCCAGTCTTTCAAAGGTGATGTGATTAAAAAACAAGGAACTGGAAGTACTGCTACCTTTACTGTAAGAAAAATTTCTGATGGTATCGGAGTAGAAAGAGTATTCCCTTACGCTTCTCCTAATATTGAATCCATCGTAGTTAATAAAGTAGGGCAAGTACATAGAGCTAAACTTTACTACCAAAGAAAAAGAAGTGGTAAGAGCGCTCGTATTCGTGAAAAACGTATGGCAGTTGCTGCTGCAGCTGATAAAGCATAAATCAGTTTTAAAATATTATAAATCTCATATAAAAATCCCGCTTAATGCGGGATTTTTATATATAGGATTGTTGACTATTTGAAAATTTTTAAAATACTAAACAACCGGCATAGCCATTCTTCTCGTATCTTTGATAACTAATTTTATCAATCATGACAAGTGTTCAACTTTTAGCTTTAGGTACTAACGAGGTTATTATCATTGCAATAATTGTGTTACTGTTATTCGGTGGCCGTAAAATTCCCGAGCTGATGAGAGGGTTGGGTAAAGGCGTGCGTGAGTTCAACGACGCTAAGGATAATGTAAAGAGAGAGCTGGAAGAAACAGCCAATACTATTTCTAGCGAACCTAAAAAGCCTGAATAACAGTATTCTATTTCGTTTATTTTATTGACTTTCAAAGCATAACCTCTTGCCGGATTTTATATCTATTGCAGATTATCATAAAAGACTGGAAGAAGGTAGTACCTCCTGTTTAGCTACTGTGGAGGAATACCTGGCTGCGATTGAAGCCAAAAAGCATTTGAATGCTTTTGTAGAAGTATATGCCGATGAAGCCAGAGCTCGTGCCAAAGAACTGGATGCATCCACCGCTCCAAAAGGCAAACTCCATGGTGTTGTTATCGGTATTAAAGATGTTATATGCCATAAAGGCCATAAAGTAACCGCCGCATCCAAAATTCTAGAAGGATTTACTGCTGTATTTTCTGCCACTGCTGTAGAACGGTTATTAGCCGAAGGAGCTATTATCATTGGGCGACTCAACTGTGACGAGTTTGCTATGGGCTCCACCAATGAGAACTCTGTTTACGGGAAAGTGCTCAACGCCGCAGATGAAACCCGCATTTCCGGAGGATCTTCTGGAGGGTCAGCTGTGGCCGTACAGGCCGGTTTGTGTATGGCCTCTCTAGGATCAGACACAGGAGGCTCGGTACGTCAGCCTGCCGATTTTTGTGGGATTGTTGGACTGAAACCTACTTATGGCCGCATCTCCCGATACGGATTGATTGCCTATGCATCTTCTTTTGATCAAATTGGAATATTTTCCCAAAATATACCCGATGCCGCATTATTGCTCGAAGTAATTGCCGGTCCAGATGAATACGACAGCACTGTATCGCTGAAACCGGTTCCCCAATATTCAAAAGAGCTAAAAAAAGAGCAAAAAAGCTATAAAATAGCCTATTTCCCTGAAGCTTTGAACCACGAAAGCCTTGACCCAGAAATTGGTGCAGCAATTAAAAATAAATTGGAAGAGTGGCAAACTCAGGGACATACTGTTGCACCGGTTACCTTTGATCTACTGGATTACATTGTTCCGGCGTACTATATTCTTACTACTGCAGAAGCTGCATCCAACCTGTCAAGATACGATGGTGTAAAATATGGATACCGACATCCGGTACAGAACGACGCGGATTTGGATATATTTTACAAAAACAACCGTTCGGCAGGTTTCGGCTGGGAAGTGAAAAGGCGCATTATGCTGGGTAATTTTGTGCTCAGCTCGGGATATTACGATGCTTATTTCACTCAAGCACAAAAAGTAAGGAAACTTTTAACAAATAAGTTAACATTGATTTTCAATGATTTCGATTTTATCTGTATGCCTACGGCTCCCTCAGTAGCCTTTAAAATTGGGGAAAAAATGACGGACCCTATATCGATGTATATAGCTGATATATATACAGTTATGGCTAATTTAACCGGGGTGCCGGGGATTGCCTTGCCGCTTTTCCAGCATTCGCGATACCATATGCCTTTTGGCCTGCAACTCATGTCATCTCATTTTAATGAGTTACCTTTGCTTTCTTTCAGCCACAATATTTTGGCTAATTAAACGTTATTAAGGGAGCAAAATACCAAACAACCTTTGACTTCTTTAAAACATCTAAAAGGAATGACAAGTAGTAAAAAGACATCAAGGCGCTATGGATTGGTGGTGGTATTTTCTGCTCTTTCCACACTTTCATTTGCTCAAATTAATCCGCTGGTAACAGCAAACCCTGTTACCGCTAATAATGCGGCCTCATCGGTAAAAAAGGCGGATCCCAAAGATGGGTTTAAAAACGTATTTGAGAATACCAACGCGCTTAACTCAGCATCATCGAGTATAAAGAATATTAATTTCGATCATCTCAACCCGCAGGCACTTAGTTTTGTCCAGGATTATATAGAAAAACACTATGAATCTCTAATGGACATGCAAAATTGGGCACGCCCTTATTTTGATATGATGGATGATGTGCTCACCCAAAATAATGTGCCCAAACAAATGAAATATCTTGCTGTAATTGAATCGCATCTTCGTGCTTCAGCGGTTTCTTGGGCAGGTGCTGTGGGCCCTTGGCAGTTTATGCCAGCTACAGCCCGAACATTGGGGCTTCGAGTGGATCGCCGCGTAGATGAAAGAAGAGATTATCTAAAAAGTACAAAAGCTGCAGCTAAATATCTTAATTACCTGTTTGACATCTATGGCGACTGGTTATTGGTAGTAGCTGCTTATAACTGCGGTCCTGGAAGAGTGAATTCGGCCATCGCAAAAGCCGGTTCTAGTGACTTCTGGAAACTGCAATACCATCTTCCCGCAGAAAGCCGTAATCATGTGAAAAAATTCATTGCTACACACTATATCATGGAAGGAAAAGGTGGTGTAACCACAGTATCCAAAGAAAAAGCGTTAGCAATGATGGAAACTGTAAAGGACGAGGCAACTCACAAAGACGTGAAAGTTCAGACTATCAATGGCCGATATAAAGTGAAAGCCATTGTAAAATATCTGGGTATGGATGAGGAAACATTCAATCAGCTAAATCCTAATTTCGAGCAGGTTTTGGCCGCCAATAACTCGTACCAGCTGAAACTCCCGGTGGAGCAAATGGAAACTTTTATGTCCAAGAAAAATGAAATGCTTAACGAATCTATTCAGATGCTGATTAATCCTGAATATAGAAACTAATTATACAGTATTTCAACTCAAAAACGCAGGTAAATATACCTGCTTTTTTTTAAGATTATCAATCGGTGCTATCAAACGCCACAGCTTATAACATACAATCCTCCTATCTATCTTATGGCGTAACAGGATTAATGCAATAAATAACTTTCCCCTGTTTAAGACTTAGTCTTCTCATTGTAAATAAGAATTAAATAACTCCTTTCTTTACATTCAAAAGGCTACTGCACAGGTCCTTCCAATAAATTCTCTTGACGATATCGACAATAAACGAGTCAACCTGCATATATCGTCGATTGTGAGCGGCTGGGGAAGATAGAAATAATAAAAAATCCCGCCTGAAAAAGCGGGATTTTAAAACTACTTAAAACCTTTAAGATCATTAGTCATATTTACTGCTCAACCACCTGGAAGGTAATCGGCTGCTTTCTGTAAGCTTTTACTTCACGTCCATTCTGAATCGCAGGTTTCCATTTACCGGACTTTTTAATTACCCGAATGGCTTCCTGCTCCATTCCGTAACCCACGTTAGTCAAAGCCTTCACATCACTTACAGTACCGGTTACATCCACAATGAATTGGATTATCACCGTGTAGTTTCCGGGAGGAGCACCATTTTCTACAGGCACCTGAGAATCCAAGTTTCTTTGCAGAAAGTTTACCCAGTTACCCGGATAAGAAGCATCTACCTCTACTTTGGTAAATACTTCAGGTTCTTTTTCTACAGGTTTAGCCTGCACCAGACCTTTACCGGCATCCACTGCAGCTGGCGGGGTAACGATACCAATATCTTTAATACCCTCTTGGTTGATGGTACCAATTTTGGTTTCCTTCAACTCTTCCACTGCGGGTGGTGGTTCCTTCACCTCTTCATCTTTTACGATTTTAGGAGGTGTGAACTGTTTCATTTCAATTTGGGGTGGAGGTGCCTGTTTGGGTGGCGGCGGTGGTGGAGGGGGTGGTGGTTCCTCCGGCTTCTCCTGTTGAATGTTTTGAATCGTAACCTCATTGATTTTTACGGCTTCGTTGTCTACCGCCGGTTTTAGTTGGCTTTTTACAATGGCTATTCCCGCAATCACTACAAGAGCAAGGGCGGTGAATGCCAAAGCCAACCACAACCTTTTCGGATAGGTTTTACGAAGCTCATATGCACCATAACTTTTATTGCGACCCTCAAAAAGAAGGTCCAAAAAGTCAGTGGTTAATATTTTATTAGCTTCCATTACTTTTTAAGTTTGTTAATATTGAGATGCAAAAATGCTCACATTCCACAAAAAGACGGTTATTGTCCAGCAGCAGCTGAGCCTACTGACGCATTTACAAGATCTAATTCTGTTTCAAATGGCTCCAACAATGCATAGCGTGATACTTTGTTGATGGTCATCTCATCCAGAATGTCGATCACTCCTTTATAATTTGCATCATCTGTAGGTTTAATCAGTACGAAGAAATCCTTTTGACGACAGTCGTTGGGATCTTTTCCGTCAGCCTTGGCTTTAGCCTCGCAAGCGGGGTCCGGAACGTATCTGGATTCTACCTCCTTCTTTTTGTTGATGATAACATCTCTGATTTCATTAAAGTTAGAGGATTTAAAGATCTGACTTGCGTTTTCATTGGTCAGTTCTCCCTCGTAATAGAAGATGCTATTATCTTTCGCTAACAAAATTGTAAGCGCTCCTGACATTTTCACCTTAGTTTGCTCTTCCTGCTTTTCAGTATCCTTTGGCATGTTCAGGTCCATTGTAGTAGGAGAGCTCATGGTCGAGGTGAATATGAAGAAGGTGATCAGCAGGAACCCCAAGTCCACCATGGGTGTCATATCCACCTTGGTGCTCAGCTTTTTGGCTTTCTTAACGCCAGGACCTTTTTTGTGTCCGCCGTCATCACCAGTATCTAAACTTGCCATAACTTTTCAGTTTTTGGAGTTAAACGATTATTAATTCTTTTTAGCATTACGCTCGTACCATAGCGGTGTTCCTTCAGGAGCTCCTTCCGGCATGGTTACTAGGTTGTACTTCTGCTCATCGTTTTTCTTCAATGCATCTATTACTGCTTTGAAAGCAGGGTATTTAGACACATTATCCCCTTTAATAAGGAATTTCACGGTTTTACCCATGTAAACAGTACGAGTCGCAGCAATCCAGTAATACAATTCATTGTTCGCTGAATCTTTTACCGGAATACCTTCCTGAACGTAAGACCTTTTTTGATCTTTAGAAAGTGCTAGGAATGGTCCTAGTTTGCTAAAGGGTACACCTATCATGTCTCCAGAGATATAGTTAGCAGCCTGCTCATCCGAAATTGGAATATTTCTGGCTTCAGCGGCAGCTTTGATAATATCCCTCGCTATTTGAGGGTCTTTTTGAGCCATGATAGAGAAATATACTTTATCATCCTTATCAATGCTGATCATTACAGCATCGTTCTCAGGCAATCTTTGCGAAGACACCGAGTTCGGCGTAGTAATAGGTACCGCCTCCGGTGGTTTAAATTTCGTTGCCATGATGAAAAACGACAGGATAAGGAACGCGATGTCCACGAAGGGCGTCATGTCCGTATCAGTCGATTTCCTGGCTATCTTAACTTTTGGCATATAAAATCACTGTTTTATTATAAGACGATACAACTCGGATTTTCCATAAAAAAGTTACAAAATTTTGCTCGTGTAATTATTTGTACAGAGAAGCAAAAGATTGAGTTAATGTAAATCCGGACTCGTCAATACCATAAGTGATATTATCGATTCTTGTAGTAAGCATGTTGTAGAATATCAACGCCAAAGCAGAAGTACCGATACCCAAAGCTGTGTTATACAGCGCTTCAGAGATACCAACCGCCAGCTGGCTAGAGTCTCCACCGCCACCAGATTCACCCAGTGCAGCGAATGAACGAATCATACCCATTACCGTACCTAACAGCGCTACCAGTGTACCGCACGATACGATTGTAGACAGGAACACCAGGTTTTTCTGAAGCATTGGTAATTCCAGGGCTGTAGCTTCTTCAACTTCTTTTTGAATAGCGATTACTTTTTGTTCAGTATCGAGGTCAGTTGCACTGATCATTTCTTTATAACGACGCAGACCAGCTTTCATTACATTACCAACAGAGCCTTTTTGTTTGTCGCACTCTGCAATAGCAGCGTCAACATTTTTGTTAGCCAGTTGATATTGTACTTTACGGATAAAGTTGCTGATATTTCCTTTACCTAATGCTTTGCTGATAGTAAGGAATCTTTCGATGGCGAAAACGATGGTCATTAAAAGCATACCAATCAAGAGAGGCACGATGATACCACCTTCGTAAATTCTGTGGAACGCATCAACTGGCCCTAAATGGTGCGGCCAAAAACCTCCCGCTGGATCTGGTGATTTAAACCCTGCAGGATTACCCATGCCAAATCTCCAAATACAATAACCAGCAATAATACATAATGCAGGTGCCACCCACGAAATCAGGTTTCCACTCTTTTTAGGTTGCACAGAAGTCGTTGCCGCTGCTACCGGCTTAGCTTGATTTTCAGCCATGATCTTAGTTTTTTAGTTTTTAAATATTTAAGCTCTTGAAAAAATAAGAGTACAATTCTAACAAAAAATAAATTACAACAAAATTTTTCGGTGATATTTTTTTAACCCTGAAAGTAACGCTTTTTAATGATTCAACACTAATTTATTCAAGCAGCTGTTTCTTCCCATCCACATTATTCCTGTTTTTTCATTATCATTATGTAAAAAAGACCATAAGAGTAGTTGTCAATCAATTAATTTTTCGGATATTGCATCAATAGTCACAACTAATATACTAATTCTTTTATTTTTTTCGTTAGTGACTTTCAGAATATTTTTCGAATAACAGTTTCTTAAAAAAAATTAACATTTACTATGTCACAAATTACTTTTAAAGGATCTCCTGTTAATACATCCGGCACGCTACCAGCAGTAGGTAGTCAGCTGAAAGACTTTACTTTAGTAAAAGATGATCTCAGTGAAAAAACACTTGCAGATTACAAAGGGAAAAAAATCGTATTGAACATTTTCCCCAGCATAGACACAGGCGTTTGTGCCGCCTCTGTAAGGAAGTTTAATGAAGAAGCTGCTAAGTTGGAAAATACTGTAGTAATCAATGTTTCAAGAGATCTTCCTTTTGCACAGAAAAGATTTTGCGCAGCAGAAGGTATTGCTAATGTGGAAACTCTTTCCGACTTCAGAGGAAGCTTTGGAGAAGATTACGGTGTAACACTAACAGACTCTCCCCTCAAGGGTTTGCTGAGCCGTGCTGTGTTGGTAGCAAACGAAAACGGAGCCATTGTTTATACCGAACAGGTTCCGGAAATCACACAGGAACCCAATTATGCAGCCGCTCTGGCAGCGTTACAATAAAATGTATTAGTGTATTTCTAAAGAAACCCGGTCAGCATACATGATCGGGTTTTTATGTATTTATTCAAAAACTCCTAACTTCGCCTCACATTAAAAGGAAATGGTGTCTTCCTATTTGAACCGTTCCCCCCACCGGAACTGATGGCGCCTACAAATTATGGTTATTTATTGATCATTTAAACCTATTAGTATTTGTAGGCATGAAACAATTCAAATCTTCTTTCGAGCAGTACGCTATTGCTTCCTATCTTTTAAAATGGACACTGCTGGTGTTTCCTGTAGCTGCTGTAGTAGGCTCTATGGTAGCACTTTTTTTGTGGTCGCTAGAAGTAGCCATCCATTATCGCTTTATACATCCATGGCTGCTGTACCTACTTCCACTAGCGGGGATTTTTATATACCTGCTTTATACGCATTGGGGAAAGAATGCCGAGCAAGGCAATAATCTTATCATAAACGAAATACACAATCCCGCTGGAAGTATCCCATTGCGTATGGCACCACTAGTGCTATTTACTACGGTAATTACCCATTTGTTTGGAGGCTCTGCCGGACGTGAAGGCACTGCCGTACAGATAGGTGGTAGCATTGCACAATTCTTTAGTAAAAAACTAAAGTTGTCTGCCGATGATACAGGCATTCTGTTGATGAGCGGCGTAGCTGCCGGATTTGGGGCCGTATTTGGTACACCCGTAACTGGAGCTATTTTCGCACTGGAAGTAATTACACTGGGAAAAATTAAATACAAAGCTCTGATGCCTTGTTTTATAGCCAGTGTACTGGGCGATCTAGTTTGCACGGCATGGGGTATTCAGCATACGGCTTACAATATCAGCTTCACAGAACAAACAGATAGTTTGCCTGTCTTATTTCATATTAATCCATTACTTCTTCTTAAAGTAATTGTAGCCGGTGTTGCCTTCGGATTTGCAGGATACTTGTTTGCCGAAACCACGCATCTTATAAAAATCTATAGCCATCGATGGGTACATAGAAAATGGATGATTCCAGCTTTAGGAGGCTTGACTATTATTTTGCTGGCTACTATACTGGGTACTGAAGACTATTTGAGTCTTGGTGTAGCCAACCCTCATACAGGCAGTGTTTCCATACTGTCTTCTTTTAATGAAGGCGGCGCCACAACCTTCAGCTGGTTGTGGAAACTGTTGTTTACTGCTATTACCATCGGTACCGGTTTTAAAGGAGGCGAAGTAACGCCGTTGTTTTTCATTGGAACTACTCTGGGCAATACCATAGCCGATCTTTCAGGAGCCCCCGTCGATCTAATGGCAGGACTGGGATTTATTGCGGTATTCGCGGCAGCTACCAATACACCTATAGCATGCACCATAATGGGCATAGAGCTGTTTGGTGGCGATCATATCCTTTACTATGCTGTAGCTTGCTTTACTGCTTACTATTTTAGCGGACACTCTGGGATTTACGCCGCACAAAGAATAGGCACGCCCAAATCCCAGCAGCATAATCAATATGTCAATACAACACTTCAGCAAATAAAAGAAAAAAAGAAAAGCTAAAAACAAGATAGGTATTGGTAGCCTCGCCCAGAATCGAACTGGGATCTCAAGTTCCGGAGACTTGCGTACTATCCATTGTACTACGAGGCCAACATACAATCAGGGGAAGGCTCTTCCGGGCGGCAAAATTAGGCTAAAAAAATTACAGGCAACCTCTATTAAACGATTATTTTCTATCAGTGCTAATACTAATGAATCAAACCTGCAGCATTAGTTGCAAATATTTTAACGGATATCGCCAGCAATATCACCCCGAAAAATTTTCTGATGGCTGTAAGACCACTGGGACCTAATAATCTGGATACACCGTTGAGCGACTTTAGAACAATGTAAATAATCAGTAGATTTATAACAATAGCCGCCAGAATGACCTGTATCTGATAATTCGCTTTAAGCGACATAATAGTAGTAAGAGTTCCCGAGCCTGCAATGAGTGGAAATGCAAGAGGCACTATTGTAGCTGCTTTTACATCGTCATCCGATTTAAAAAACTCTACTCCCAATACCATTTCCAGCCCCAGAATGAATATAACTATGGAGCCCGCCACAGCAAAGGATTTTACATCTAGCCCCAGTATATCCAATATGGGGCCTCCCATAAACAGAAAGAGTATCATGAGCACGCCGGCAATGACCGTTACCCGCAATTCGCGAATACCTCCCGCTTTATTTTTAATCGAT encodes the following:
- the bcr gene encoding Bicyclomycin resistance protein, whose amino-acid sequence is MKGNNKAVKIFILGLLSAIGPFSIDMYLPGFPSIAKELNTDVSNISLTLSSFFIGISSGQLIYGPLLDKYGRKKPLYFGLSLYILATLGCALATSVHMLIGLRFLQAIGGCVGMVASRAMVRDLFDVEENAKIFSLLMLVVGVSPIIAPTLGGYITAVLGWRYVFGALVLIGVIILVLCITILPESKKPNPNYSLAPKAILGKFADVFRQSQFVIYAITGAFTAAGLYAYIAGSPHVFMEIFGASEEQYGWIFSIVAGGLILATQINAQILRFTTSQKIVPRAILLQCFTGLLLLAGFIWHWWGLNSSVVICCIFLACQGFTFPNASAIAIAPFEQNAGSASALMGCIQMLAGTLSSALVSIFHNETAIPMAFVMALCAFTALTVLVTGKRIVKYKCSQQQVEKKSTEMLSEI
- the tolQ gene encoding Tol-Pal system protein TolQ; translation: MAENQAKPVAAATTSVQPKKSGNLISWVAPALCIIAGYCIWRFGMGNPAGFKSPDPAGGFWPHHLGPVDAFHRIYEGGIIVPLLIGMLLMTIVFAIERFLTISKALGKGNISNFIRKVQYQLANKNVDAAIAECDKQKGSVGNVMKAGLRRYKEMISATDLDTEQKVIAIQKEVEEATALELPMLQKNLVFLSTIVSCGTLVALLGTVMGMIRSFAALGESGGGGDSSQLAVGISEALYNTALGIGTSALALIFYNMLTTRIDNITYGIDESGFTLTQSFASLYK
- the tatA gene encoding Sec-independent protein translocase protein TatA, translating into MTSVQLLALGTNEVIIIAIIVLLLFGGRKIPELMRGLGKGVREFNDAKDNVKRELEETANTISSEPKKPE
- a CDS encoding hypothetical protein (UPF0056 inner membrane protein YhgN), which gives rise to MQFSYKDLLTVTFTLFAIIDIIGSIPILISIKNKAGGIRELRVTVIAGVLMILFLFMGGPILDILGLDVKSFAVAGSIVIFILGLEMVLGVEFFKSDDDVKAATIVPLAFPLIAGSGTLTTIMSLKANYQIQVILAAIVINLLIIYIVLKSLNGVSRLLGPSGLTAIRKFFGVILLAISVKIFATNAAGLIH
- the rplS gene encoding 50S ribosomal protein L19, which translates into the protein MSSAVAFVHEQLTQKKNFPAFKAGDNITVNYRIIEGNKERIQSFKGDVIKKQGTGSTATFTVRKISDGIGVERVFPYASPNIESIVVNKVGQVHRAKLYYQRKRSGKSARIREKRMAVAAAADKA
- the gatA gene encoding Glutamyl-tRNA(Gln) amidotransferase subunit A, which produces MPDFISIADYHKRLEEGSTSCLATVEEYLAAIEAKKHLNAFVEVYADEARARAKELDASTAPKGKLHGVVIGIKDVICHKGHKVTAASKILEGFTAVFSATAVERLLAEGAIIIGRLNCDEFAMGSTNENSVYGKVLNAADETRISGGSSGGSAVAVQAGLCMASLGSDTGGSVRQPADFCGIVGLKPTYGRISRYGLIAYASSFDQIGIFSQNIPDAALLLEVIAGPDEYDSTVSLKPVPQYSKELKKEQKSYKIAYFPEALNHESLDPEIGAAIKNKLEEWQTQGHTVAPVTFDLLDYIVPAYYILTTAEAASNLSRYDGVKYGYRHPVQNDADLDIFYKNNRSAGFGWEVKRRIMLGNFVLSSGYYDAYFTQAQKVRKLLTNKLTLIFNDFDFICMPTAPSVAFKIGEKMTDPISMYIADIYTVMANLTGVPGIALPLFQHSRYHMPFGLQLMSSHFNELPLLSFSHNILAN
- the tpx gene encoding Thiol peroxidase, with translation MSQITFKGSPVNTSGTLPAVGSQLKDFTLVKDDLSEKTLADYKGKKIVLNIFPSIDTGVCAASVRKFNEEAAKLENTVVINVSRDLPFAQKRFCAAEGIANVETLSDFRGSFGEDYGVTLTDSPLKGLLSRAVLVANENGAIVYTEQVPEITQEPNYAAALAALQ
- the eriC gene encoding Chloride/fluoride channel protein, giving the protein MKQFKSSFEQYAIASYLLKWTLLVFPVAAVVGSMVALFLWSLEVAIHYRFIHPWLLYLLPLAGIFIYLLYTHWGKNAEQGNNLIINEIHNPAGSIPLRMAPLVLFTTVITHLFGGSAGREGTAVQIGGSIAQFFSKKLKLSADDTGILLMSGVAAGFGAVFGTPVTGAIFALEVITLGKIKYKALMPCFIASVLGDLVCTAWGIQHTAYNISFTEQTDSLPVLFHINPLLLLKVIVAGVAFGFAGYLFAETTHLIKIYSHRWVHRKWMIPALGGLTIILLATILGTEDYLSLGVANPHTGSVSILSSFNEGGATTFSWLWKLLFTAITIGTGFKGGEVTPLFFIGTTLGNTIADLSGAPVDLMAGLGFIAVFAAATNTPIACTIMGIELFGGDHILYYAVACFTAYYFSGHSGIYAAQRIGTPKSQQHNQYVNTTLQQIKEKKKS